A genomic region of Herbaspirillum sp. DW155 contains the following coding sequences:
- a CDS encoding protein-glutamate O-methyltransferase CheR has translation MNVSAEAPTSSISAEDFERFREYFYRRSGIHFESTKRYFVDKRLIDRIQAAGCADFREYFSLLRFETSGREWQRLVNEMTVNETYFMREHYQFDCMVQSMLPELVTRKPRDEPLRIWIMPSSSGEEAYTVAMYLLERWPELVRWDVEIVSSDIDTRILAQAEAGLYSPRAVHQLPAAWLQKYFTREGENWRINRSLREVVAFTRVNLNERTEVAAYRNYDLVFCRNLLIYFDDASRRRAAEAFYDVLRPGGFICLGHSESMSRISSLFAIRKFAQAIVYQKPLEQA, from the coding sequence ATGAACGTTTCTGCAGAAGCCCCCACCAGCAGCATCAGCGCCGAGGACTTCGAGCGCTTTCGTGAATATTTTTACCGTCGCAGTGGCATCCACTTCGAATCGACCAAACGCTACTTCGTCGACAAACGGCTCATCGACCGCATCCAGGCTGCGGGCTGCGCCGACTTCCGCGAGTACTTCTCGCTGCTGCGCTTCGAGACATCAGGCCGCGAATGGCAGCGCCTGGTCAACGAGATGACGGTCAACGAGACCTACTTCATGCGCGAGCACTACCAGTTCGACTGCATGGTGCAGTCGATGCTGCCCGAACTGGTGACGCGCAAGCCGCGCGATGAACCGCTGCGCATCTGGATCATGCCGTCGTCTTCCGGCGAGGAAGCCTACACGGTCGCCATGTATCTGCTGGAACGCTGGCCGGAACTGGTGCGCTGGGATGTGGAGATCGTCTCCTCGGACATCGACACCCGCATCCTGGCCCAGGCCGAAGCTGGCTTGTATTCGCCGCGTGCCGTGCACCAGCTGCCAGCGGCATGGCTGCAGAAATATTTCACCCGCGAGGGGGAAAACTGGCGTATCAACCGCAGCCTGCGCGAAGTCGTGGCCTTCACCCGTGTGAACCTGAATGAACGCACTGAAGTGGCGGCCTACCGCAACTACGACCTGGTGTTCTGCCGCAACCTGCTGATCTACTTCGACGACGCCTCACGCCGCCGTGCCGCTGAGGCCTTCTATGACGTATTGCGCCCGGGCGGCTTCATCTGCCTGGGCCACTCGGAATCAATGAGCCGCATCTCGTCGCTGTTTGCGATCCGCAAGTTTGCACAAGCGATCGTCTACCAGAAGCCATTGGAGCAAGCATGA
- a CDS encoding HEAT repeat domain-containing protein, producing the protein MPLNKSTGMSSASIEEAARATALASLQAADPALRRSAAQTLAGQPEAVPVIIDALERESSLAVRTALLDSLAATPGDEAVQALAGCLRSEDAWLRNAAIDLLRGMPEQVAPVIAHMLIDPETDIRILAVGILDTLRHARVEEWLLQLIDAETDVNVCGAALEVLTTIGTPSAIGPVTTLMRRFADEPYITFAGRLLLNRLGRGAE; encoded by the coding sequence ATGCCCTTGAACAAGTCCACAGGAATGTCCAGCGCCAGTATTGAGGAGGCGGCCCGCGCCACGGCCCTGGCCAGCCTGCAGGCCGCCGATCCGGCCCTGCGCCGCAGTGCGGCCCAGACCCTGGCAGGACAGCCGGAGGCGGTACCGGTCATCATCGATGCCTTGGAACGGGAATCAAGCCTGGCCGTGCGCACCGCCCTGCTCGATTCGCTGGCGGCCACGCCCGGCGACGAGGCCGTCCAAGCCCTGGCCGGCTGCCTGCGCAGCGAAGACGCCTGGCTGCGTAACGCCGCCATCGACTTGCTGCGCGGCATGCCAGAACAGGTGGCGCCGGTGATCGCCCACATGCTGATCGATCCCGAGACCGATATCCGCATCCTGGCCGTGGGCATTCTCGACACGCTGCGCCATGCGCGGGTGGAGGAATGGCTGCTGCAACTGATCGATGCCGAGACCGATGTCAACGTCTGCGGCGCTGCACTGGAAGTGCTGACCACCATCGGCACGCCGTCGGCCATCGGACCGGTGACGACGCTCATGCGCCGCTTTGCCGACGAGCCCTACATCACCTTTGCCGGGCGCCTGCTGCTGAATCGGCTTGGACGGGGCGCGGAATGA
- the cheB gene encoding chemotaxis-specific protein-glutamate methyltransferase CheB, giving the protein MKLLIVDDSALMRKQLGELFEQTGGFAVAFARNGREAVSMNLEFAPDVVTLDINMPELDGLSALAEMMLQRPVPVIMLSSLTAQGALATFEALALGAVDYVAKPGGTISLGIDALRTELVAKVRGAAKAKVRGPDGASPATSARTAARSAARPAAPAGPAAGPPAPACSAPLDARQQGVVVIGVSTGGPRTLERILPQLPAHFPWPVVVAQHMPTSFTAPFAERLDRLCALRVVEAAQPMPLEAGTVYICKGGADSIFTTRHGRPTLVSRPPDATQLWHPSVSLLGASALQLYPPQAIVGVMLTGMGSDGAEAYTGIRQAGGRTIAESEQSAVVFGMPAELIRRGGASSVLPADQIAGQLVQWLCPLT; this is encoded by the coding sequence ATGAAGCTGCTCATCGTCGACGATTCAGCCCTCATGCGCAAGCAACTGGGCGAGCTCTTCGAGCAGACCGGTGGCTTTGCCGTGGCCTTTGCCCGCAATGGCCGCGAAGCCGTCAGCATGAACCTGGAATTCGCGCCCGATGTCGTCACCCTAGACATCAACATGCCCGAACTCGATGGTCTCTCGGCGCTGGCGGAGATGATGCTGCAACGTCCGGTCCCGGTGATCATGCTCTCGTCGCTGACTGCCCAAGGTGCACTGGCGACCTTCGAGGCCCTGGCCCTGGGTGCGGTGGATTACGTGGCCAAACCGGGCGGCACTATTAGCCTGGGCATCGATGCGCTGCGCACCGAGCTGGTGGCCAAAGTACGGGGCGCCGCCAAAGCCAAGGTACGAGGGCCCGACGGGGCGTCACCGGCCACCTCGGCGCGCACTGCTGCCCGCAGCGCCGCACGGCCGGCCGCTCCTGCCGGACCAGCGGCAGGCCCACCGGCACCGGCCTGCTCCGCGCCGCTGGATGCCCGCCAGCAGGGCGTGGTGGTGATCGGCGTGTCCACCGGCGGCCCGCGCACGCTGGAGCGCATCCTGCCGCAACTGCCGGCGCACTTCCCCTGGCCGGTGGTGGTGGCGCAGCACATGCCCACCAGTTTTACCGCGCCCTTCGCCGAGCGCCTGGACCGGCTGTGCGCCCTGCGTGTGGTCGAGGCGGCGCAACCCATGCCGCTGGAAGCCGGCACGGTCTATATCTGCAAGGGCGGTGCTGACAGTATCTTCACCACCCGCCATGGTCGTCCCACACTGGTCAGTCGCCCGCCAGACGCAACCCAGCTGTGGCATCCCTCGGTCTCGCTGCTGGGCGCCAGCGCCCTGCAGCTATATCCGCCCCAGGCCATCGTGGGCGTCATGCTGACCGGCATGGGCAGCGATGGTGCCGAGGCCTATACCGGAATCCGGCAAGCCGGCGGCCGAACCATCGCCGAAAGCGAACAATCCGCGGTGGTCTTCGGCATGCCGGCCGAGCTGATCCGCCGTGGCGGCGCCAGCAGCGTACTGCCGGCCGACCAGATTGCGGGCCAGCTGGTCCAGTGGCTGTGCCCCCTCACCTGA
- a CDS encoding chemotaxis protein CheW yields MNDASLIEPHAATAAIAPAPDAATPPAHSSETDGALPLPAAGDTELRQFVTFTVGDEVFGVDMAPVQEIIRVPEVVHVPLAPRALLGLANLRGKVLPIVSLSRIFGLPDRPADDASRAVVIDLGQPLGFVVDHVASVVGVDLRQIEDVACIASSVRTELLSGLIKDVGGYPMIMVLDFARLVAAEFAEVAAGAQAGQAAMDGGSAEEVQAEGGDELQLVSFMVAGQEYAVAIEDVQEIVQMPQHIVQVPHAEPHVLGIMTLRNRLLPLVSLRHMFGLSPRQQDHSSRIAVVAPAAAESIGAVGVVIDTVNEVLRVALDTVEAVPTLLARDKAMADIARICRLENGKRLVSVIDAVSLLRQPAIETLLEDNQMNQDNHPETRSDDEEQVVVFRFGDEEFGVPIDSVQEIVRVPKQLTHVPRAPAFVEGVINLRGAVLPVIDLRMRLGLPRVERSDRQRIMVFLIDQVCTGFIVDSVAEVLKIERRAIGPAPSLSSQQVRLLSRMANIEKQKRMIQLVEPRYLVEGEELTLLAGMGQAA; encoded by the coding sequence ATGAATGACGCATCCCTCATCGAGCCTCATGCGGCCACGGCCGCTATCGCGCCCGCACCCGACGCGGCAACTCCGCCCGCCCACAGCAGCGAAACTGACGGCGCCCTGCCCCTGCCTGCGGCCGGCGACACCGAACTGCGCCAGTTTGTCACCTTCACGGTCGGCGACGAGGTCTTTGGCGTGGATATGGCGCCGGTACAAGAAATCATCCGCGTGCCGGAAGTGGTGCATGTGCCTCTGGCGCCGCGGGCCCTCCTGGGCTTGGCCAACCTGCGTGGCAAGGTGCTGCCCATCGTCAGCCTGAGCCGCATCTTCGGGCTGCCGGACCGGCCGGCCGACGATGCCAGCCGTGCCGTGGTGATCGATCTGGGCCAGCCGCTGGGCTTCGTGGTGGATCACGTGGCCAGCGTGGTCGGCGTGGACCTGCGCCAGATCGAAGACGTGGCCTGCATCGCCTCCTCGGTGCGCACGGAGTTGCTGTCCGGACTGATCAAGGACGTCGGCGGCTACCCCATGATCATGGTGCTCGATTTTGCCCGGCTGGTGGCGGCCGAATTTGCCGAAGTCGCCGCCGGTGCGCAGGCCGGCCAGGCGGCCATGGACGGCGGCAGCGCCGAGGAAGTGCAGGCCGAGGGCGGCGACGAACTGCAACTGGTCAGCTTCATGGTGGCCGGCCAGGAATATGCAGTGGCCATCGAAGACGTGCAGGAAATCGTGCAGATGCCACAACACATCGTGCAGGTGCCGCATGCGGAGCCCCACGTGCTGGGCATCATGACACTGCGCAACCGGCTCCTGCCGCTGGTGTCGCTGCGCCACATGTTCGGATTGTCGCCGCGCCAGCAGGACCACAGCAGCCGCATCGCCGTGGTCGCGCCAGCGGCCGCGGAATCGATCGGGGCCGTGGGCGTGGTCATCGATACCGTCAATGAAGTGCTGCGGGTGGCGCTCGACACGGTCGAAGCGGTGCCCACGCTGCTGGCGCGCGACAAGGCAATGGCAGACATCGCCCGCATCTGCCGTCTGGAGAACGGCAAGCGGCTGGTGTCGGTGATCGACGCCGTGAGCCTGCTGCGCCAGCCCGCCATCGAAACCTTGCTGGAGGACAACCAGATGAACCAGGACAATCATCCCGAGACCCGCAGCGACGATGAGGAACAGGTGGTGGTGTTCCGCTTCGGCGACGAGGAATTCGGCGTGCCCATCGACAGCGTGCAGGAGATCGTGCGCGTGCCCAAGCAACTGACCCATGTGCCGCGCGCCCCGGCGTTCGTGGAAGGCGTCATCAACCTGCGCGGTGCCGTGCTGCCCGTGATCGACCTGCGCATGCGGCTGGGCCTGCCACGGGTGGAACGCAGTGATCGCCAGCGCATCATGGTGTTCCTGATCGACCAGGTATGCACCGGCTTCATCGTCGATTCGGTGGCCGAGGTCCTGAAGATCGAACGCCGTGCCATCGGGCCCGCGCCTTCGCTGTCGAGCCAGCAGGTGCGCCTGCTCTCGCGCATGGCCAACATCGAGAAACAGAAACGCATGATCCAGCTGGTGGAACCCCGCTACCTCGTGGAAGGCGAAGAGCTGACCCTGCTGGCCGGCATGGGACAAGCCGCGTAA
- a CDS encoding methyl-accepting chemotaxis protein — protein MALVKTIQNSNYESATDPRAAASTSRQADALRKKARTLAKQQQAAERIAAATAELSAGISEASAATEELKSASDQIARGAEQASSAAQESLAAFRQVEQAIGRQLQNADQSQARMLAVQNQVTRTSGDIATLVTNVGIAAQRQSSSVTMVAELEKQAANIGEIVKAVARIADQTNLLALNAAIEAARAGQHGKGFAVVADEVRTLAETSEKSAKQIQELVGQIQREVKAVVEGIGAAATTVLGEVESGRMISAQLENIRRDAQVIVAGVQEIAVGAQQSVAAAKQALDGAQEIAAAAEEQSAAAVESAKTVAEQGQALSEAETTSQALSELSEDLKNSTDVAKSAEEVAASAEELSAAVQEISRASAQIMSAIEQIRKGTQVQSVATEESATAIEQISRGLQVAQARAGTSGERATAIRALLGENKKAVDSLIAGIANSVEASRASIRQIKDLALVSRRIDKIVDAITTVSIQTNMLAVNGSIEAARAGEFGKGFVVVATDIRNLAHDSAGNADNIKDLVKAVQDQIAVVERDLEEIAEAAIGEAEKAKTITSALISIESDVSAVEQGAQEILSAASEVAAAIVQVRTGTEQIAAAAQEADRAATEAAAAARQQSQGAEQLAAAVEEVASLADELQST, from the coding sequence ATGGCGCTCGTCAAGACTATTCAGAACTCCAACTATGAGAGCGCAACCGACCCGCGTGCGGCCGCCTCGACTTCGCGCCAGGCCGATGCCCTGCGCAAGAAGGCCCGCACCTTGGCCAAGCAGCAGCAGGCTGCCGAGCGCATCGCCGCGGCTACCGCTGAACTCAGCGCCGGCATCTCGGAGGCCTCGGCTGCCACCGAAGAACTGAAAAGCGCCTCCGACCAGATCGCGCGGGGAGCCGAACAGGCCTCCAGCGCAGCCCAAGAGTCGCTGGCAGCCTTCCGCCAGGTGGAGCAAGCCATCGGCCGCCAGTTGCAGAATGCCGATCAAAGCCAGGCGCGCATGCTGGCCGTGCAGAACCAGGTCACCCGCACCAGCGGCGATATCGCTACCCTGGTCACCAATGTGGGGATCGCTGCCCAGCGCCAGTCCAGCTCCGTGACCATGGTGGCCGAACTGGAAAAGCAGGCCGCCAATATCGGTGAAATCGTCAAGGCCGTAGCCCGTATCGCCGACCAGACCAATCTGCTGGCCCTGAACGCGGCCATCGAAGCGGCCCGCGCCGGGCAGCACGGCAAGGGCTTTGCGGTCGTGGCCGATGAAGTGCGTACCCTGGCCGAGACGTCGGAGAAAAGCGCCAAGCAGATCCAGGAGCTGGTCGGCCAGATCCAGCGTGAGGTCAAGGCCGTGGTCGAAGGCATCGGCGCGGCCGCCACCACGGTCCTGGGCGAGGTCGAGAGCGGCAGGATGATCAGTGCCCAACTGGAGAACATCCGCCGCGATGCCCAGGTGATCGTCGCCGGCGTGCAGGAAATCGCCGTGGGCGCCCAGCAGTCGGTCGCCGCGGCCAAGCAGGCGCTCGATGGTGCCCAGGAAATCGCCGCCGCCGCCGAGGAGCAATCGGCCGCTGCCGTCGAATCGGCCAAGACCGTGGCCGAGCAAGGCCAGGCATTGTCAGAGGCGGAAACCACTTCGCAAGCGCTCTCGGAACTGTCCGAAGACCTCAAGAATTCCACCGATGTGGCCAAGAGCGCGGAGGAAGTCGCCGCCAGTGCCGAAGAACTCTCAGCGGCCGTACAGGAAATCAGCCGCGCCAGCGCCCAGATCATGTCGGCCATCGAGCAGATCCGCAAAGGCACGCAGGTACAGTCGGTGGCCACCGAAGAATCGGCCACCGCCATCGAGCAGATCTCGCGCGGCCTGCAGGTGGCGCAGGCTCGCGCCGGCACCAGCGGCGAACGCGCCACCGCCATCCGGGCGCTGCTGGGCGAGAACAAGAAGGCCGTCGACTCGCTCATCGCCGGCATCGCCAATTCGGTCGAGGCCTCGCGCGCCTCGATCCGCCAGATCAAGGACCTGGCCCTGGTCTCGCGCCGCATCGACAAGATCGTCGATGCCATCACCACGGTTTCCATCCAGACCAACATGCTGGCCGTGAACGGCTCCATCGAGGCGGCCCGCGCCGGGGAGTTCGGCAAGGGCTTCGTAGTGGTCGCTACCGATATCCGCAACCTGGCCCATGACTCGGCCGGCAATGCCGACAACATCAAGGACCTGGTCAAGGCAGTGCAAGACCAGATCGCTGTCGTCGAGCGCGACCTGGAAGAGATTGCCGAGGCCGCCATCGGCGAAGCGGAGAAAGCCAAGACCATCACCAGTGCCTTGATCAGCATTGAAAGCGATGTGTCCGCCGTGGAGCAAGGTGCCCAGGAAATCCTGTCAGCCGCCAGTGAAGTGGCCGCGGCCATCGTACAGGTTCGAACCGGCACCGAGCAGATTGCCGCCGCCGCCCAGGAGGCCGACCGTGCCGCCACCGAAGCCGCAGCCGCCGCGCGCCAGCAGTCCCAGGGTGCCGAGCAACTGGCAGCCGCCGTCGAGGAAGTGGCCTCGCTGGCCGATGAGCTGCAAAGCACCTGA
- a CDS encoding response regulator transcription factor yields MNIVLVDDQIMMRAGLRCLIEKMEGQQVIGEVEAGPVALHVIQSVAPDAVIIDLSTDTRKGLALLADICSKCPASRMVVVGDQPDAELLAEVMRMGVAAYLLKQSSPAELDIALQAVARNECYLTPAVAKSMISHCLYTGAARQAQPDPLTPRQHQILAMIAHRKTTKEIAYELDLSEKTIAAHRAQIMDRIGVRDVVGLVLWAVKNNLVERQT; encoded by the coding sequence ATGAACATAGTCCTGGTGGACGACCAGATCATGATGCGCGCCGGCCTGCGCTGCCTGATCGAAAAAATGGAAGGCCAGCAGGTGATCGGCGAAGTGGAAGCCGGGCCGGTGGCCCTGCATGTGATCCAGAGCGTGGCGCCGGACGCAGTCATCATCGATCTCTCCACAGATACCCGCAAGGGCCTTGCCCTGCTGGCCGACATCTGCTCCAAATGCCCTGCCAGCCGGATGGTCGTCGTTGGCGATCAGCCCGATGCCGAGCTGCTGGCCGAGGTAATGCGCATGGGTGTGGCGGCGTACCTGCTCAAGCAATCCAGTCCCGCCGAACTCGATATCGCCTTGCAGGCGGTAGCGCGCAACGAGTGCTATCTGACCCCGGCCGTAGCCAAATCCATGATCAGCCACTGCCTCTACACGGGGGCCGCCCGGCAGGCCCAGCCGGATCCGCTCACGCCGCGCCAGCACCAGATCCTGGCCATGATTGCGCATCGCAAGACCACCAAGGAAATCGCCTACGAGCTGGACCTGAGCGAAAAGACCATCGCCGCCCATCGCGCCCAGATCATGGACCGCATCGGCGTACGCGACGTGGTCGGGCTGGTCCTGTGGGCCGTCAAGAACAACCTGGTGGAACGGCAGACCTGA
- a CDS encoding MFS transporter — protein sequence MTTASVNTTARGITKEEKKVIFASSLGTVFEWYDFYLYGSLAAIIAKQFFAGTDPNTAFIFALLAFAAGFIVRPFGALVFGRLGDLVGRKYTFLVTILIMGASTFIVGVLPNYNSIGITAPIILIILRILQGLALGGEYGGAATYVAEHAPEGRRGAFTAWIQTTATMGLFLSLLVILGVRTSVGEAAFADWGWRIPFLVSILLLAISVWIRMSMNESPAFLKMKAEGKTSKAPLTEAFGQWKNLKLVILALIGLTAGQAVVWYTGQFYALFFLTQTLKVDGPTANLLIAAALLLATPFFLFFGSLSDKIGRKPIILGGCLIAAVTYFPIFNGLTHFANPALEAALQKSPVIVTADPASCQFQFNPTGTKKFTSSCDIVKAKLSAASVNYQNVAGAPGSVATVKIGDRVITSYDATGLSKEDAAAKDKELSKALADDIKAAGYPAKADPEQINKPMVLLLLFILVIYVTMVYGPIAACLVEMFPTRIRYTSMSMPYHIGNGWFGGLLPTTSFALVAYQGDIYYGLWYPIVISVITVVIGLLFVKETVHNNIHQ from the coding sequence ATGACCACAGCATCAGTCAACACGACTGCGCGCGGCATCACGAAGGAGGAGAAGAAAGTCATCTTCGCTTCCTCGCTAGGCACCGTTTTCGAATGGTATGACTTTTACCTGTACGGCTCGCTGGCGGCCATCATCGCCAAGCAGTTCTTTGCCGGCACCGACCCCAATACCGCTTTCATCTTCGCCCTGCTGGCCTTTGCTGCCGGCTTCATCGTGCGCCCGTTCGGCGCGCTGGTGTTCGGCCGCCTGGGCGACCTGGTAGGCCGCAAATACACCTTCCTGGTGACCATCCTGATCATGGGTGCCTCGACCTTCATCGTCGGCGTGCTGCCCAACTACAACTCCATCGGCATCACCGCCCCGATCATCCTGATCATCCTGCGCATCCTGCAGGGCCTGGCGCTGGGCGGTGAATACGGCGGTGCCGCCACCTACGTGGCCGAGCACGCACCGGAAGGCCGCCGCGGCGCCTTCACCGCCTGGATCCAGACCACTGCCACGATGGGCCTGTTCCTGTCGCTGCTGGTGATTCTGGGCGTGCGTACCTCGGTGGGTGAAGCAGCGTTTGCCGACTGGGGCTGGCGCATTCCCTTCCTGGTCTCCATCCTGCTGTTGGCCATCTCGGTGTGGATCCGCATGTCCATGAACGAGTCGCCGGCCTTCCTGAAGATGAAGGCTGAAGGCAAGACCTCCAAGGCCCCGCTGACCGAAGCCTTCGGCCAGTGGAAGAACCTGAAGCTGGTCATCCTGGCCCTGATCGGTCTGACCGCCGGTCAGGCCGTGGTGTGGTACACCGGCCAGTTCTACGCCCTGTTCTTCCTGACCCAGACCCTGAAGGTCGACGGCCCCACCGCCAACCTGCTGATCGCAGCCGCCCTGCTGCTGGCCACGCCCTTCTTCCTGTTCTTCGGCTCGCTGTCGGACAAGATCGGCCGCAAGCCCATCATCCTGGGTGGCTGCCTGATCGCGGCGGTGACCTACTTCCCGATCTTCAACGGCCTGACCCACTTCGCCAACCCGGCGCTGGAAGCAGCTCTGCAAAAGTCCCCGGTGATCGTCACCGCCGACCCGGCCAGCTGCCAGTTCCAGTTCAACCCGACTGGCACCAAGAAGTTCACCTCGTCCTGCGATATCGTGAAGGCCAAGCTGTCGGCTGCCTCGGTGAACTACCAGAACGTGGCCGGTGCACCGGGTTCGGTGGCCACCGTCAAGATCGGCGACCGCGTGATCACCTCGTATGATGCCACCGGCCTGTCCAAGGAAGACGCTGCCGCCAAGGACAAGGAACTGTCCAAGGCCCTGGCCGACGACATCAAGGCGGCCGGCTACCCGGCCAAGGCTGATCCGGAGCAGATCAACAAGCCCATGGTCCTGCTGCTGCTGTTCATCCTGGTGATCTACGTGACCATGGTCTACGGCCCGATCGCCGCCTGCCTGGTCGAAATGTTCCCGACCCGCATCCGCTACACCTCCATGTCCATGCCGTACCACATCGGCAACGGCTGGTTCGGCGGCCTGCTGCCCACCACCTCCTTCGCGCTGGTGGCTTACCAGGGCGACATCTACTACGGCCTGTGGTATCCGATCGTGATCTCGGTCATCACCGTGGTCATCGGTCTGCTGTTCGTGAAGGAAACCGTGCACAACAACATTCACCAGTAA
- a CDS encoding TIGR03364 family FAD-dependent oxidoreductase — MSISLSENDPQHFDLAVVGSGILGLAHAYAAVKRGLKVAVFERTGTPLGASVRNFGMGLVTGQPPGIMLDLARESRAIWLHLATRAHFSAREAGTLLFARSEAEHDVLLEFMTVRARQYDYRASLLEGDKLNALYNGRFRHHRSALHGTEDLQLYSREAMPALVAYLHSQGVHFRFNTLVHGTADGRLSTTAGEFRAERVVVCSGHDYLTLFADRLQPMNLKQCRLQMLRLKTEEPLPLTHAVLTGLSCTHYGAFSDLPTARAVHAEIEANAPLLNKHGIHLLVSPTPYQELIVGDSHHYGTDSPPFNSEEIDELLLGLTEHTLATRVQVVERWQGVYGSKGPGPFSALAIDDHTSVVLMHTGIGMSVGLGLGERVVKALLEGGSLPTPSAQPAPATALA; from the coding sequence ATGAGCATTTCCCTCTCAGAAAACGATCCGCAGCATTTCGACCTGGCCGTGGTCGGCTCGGGCATTCTCGGCCTGGCGCACGCTTACGCGGCCGTCAAACGCGGCCTCAAGGTGGCCGTCTTCGAACGCACCGGCACCCCGCTGGGCGCTTCCGTACGCAATTTCGGCATGGGCCTGGTGACCGGCCAGCCACCCGGCATCATGCTCGACCTGGCCCGCGAAAGCCGCGCCATCTGGCTGCACCTGGCCACCCGCGCCCACTTCAGCGCCCGTGAAGCCGGCACCCTGCTGTTTGCGCGCAGCGAGGCCGAGCACGACGTGCTGCTGGAATTCATGACCGTGCGCGCGCGCCAGTACGATTACCGCGCCTCGCTGCTCGAAGGCGACAAGCTCAACGCCCTCTACAACGGCCGCTTCCGCCATCACCGCTCAGCCCTGCACGGCACCGAAGACCTGCAGCTGTATTCGCGCGAAGCCATGCCGGCGCTGGTGGCCTATCTGCATTCGCAGGGCGTGCATTTCCGCTTCAACACGCTGGTGCATGGCACCGCCGACGGACGCCTCTCGACCACCGCCGGTGAATTCCGCGCCGAGCGCGTGGTGGTCTGCTCGGGTCATGATTACCTGACCCTCTTTGCCGATCGCCTGCAGCCGATGAACCTGAAACAGTGCCGCCTGCAGATGCTGCGCCTGAAGACCGAGGAGCCGCTGCCGCTGACCCATGCGGTGCTGACCGGCCTGTCCTGCACCCACTATGGCGCCTTCTCGGACTTGCCGACGGCCCGCGCGGTGCATGCCGAGATCGAGGCCAATGCCCCGCTGCTGAACAAACATGGCATCCACCTGCTGGTCAGCCCGACGCCGTATCAGGAACTCATCGTCGGCGATTCGCACCACTACGGCACCGATTCGCCGCCCTTCAACAGTGAAGAAATCGATGAACTGCTGCTGGGCCTGACCGAGCACACCCTGGCCACCCGCGTACAGGTGGTCGAGCGCTGGCAAGGTGTCTATGGCAGCAAGGGACCGGGCCCGTTCTCGGCCCTGGCCATCGACGACCACACCTCGGTGGTGCTGATGCACACCGGCATCGGCATGAGCGTCGGGCTGGGACTCGGTGAACGTGTCGTGAAGGCCCTGCTGGAAGGGGGCAGCCTGCCCACGCCGTCCGCCCAGCCGGCCCCGGCGACCGCCCTGGCCTGA
- a CDS encoding putative 2-aminoethylphosphonate ABC transporter substrate-binding protein encodes MKKTKLFSLFASVIGAGMLFSAQAHAATTLTVYTALEADQIKAYQAAFQKANPDIEIKWVRDSTGIVTAKLLAEKANPQADVIWGLAATSLALLDKEGMLTPYAPQGLSAIDAKYRSAANPPAWVGMDVWASAICFNTVEAQKQGLPKPTSWADLTKPVYAGKIVMPNPASSGTGYLDVSAWLQMMGEEKGWAYMDALHKNIGQYTHSGSKPCKQAATGEFPIGIAFEYRAVKTKKEGAPIDVILPSEGLGWDIEATAIVKGTKNLEAAKKLADFSASKEAMALYEKNFAVVAIPGVAKPDELLPADYEKRLIKNDFTWASTQRDRILTEWSKRYESKSEKKQ; translated from the coding sequence ATGAAAAAAACCAAGCTGTTTTCCCTGTTCGCATCGGTGATCGGCGCCGGCATGCTGTTCTCGGCCCAGGCTCACGCCGCCACCACGCTGACCGTCTACACCGCCCTCGAAGCCGACCAGATCAAGGCTTACCAGGCCGCGTTCCAGAAGGCCAACCCGGACATCGAGATCAAATGGGTGCGCGACTCCACCGGCATCGTCACCGCCAAGCTGCTGGCCGAAAAGGCCAACCCGCAGGCTGACGTGATCTGGGGCCTGGCCGCCACCAGCCTGGCGCTGCTGGACAAGGAAGGCATGTTGACGCCCTACGCTCCGCAAGGCCTGTCGGCCATCGACGCCAAGTACCGCAGCGCCGCCAATCCGCCGGCCTGGGTCGGCATGGACGTGTGGGCCTCGGCGATCTGCTTCAACACCGTGGAAGCGCAAAAGCAGGGCCTGCCCAAGCCGACCTCCTGGGCCGACCTGACCAAGCCGGTCTATGCCGGCAAGATCGTCATGCCCAATCCGGCTTCTTCGGGTACCGGCTACCTGGATGTCTCGGCCTGGCTGCAGATGATGGGTGAAGAAAAAGGCTGGGCCTACATGGACGCCCTGCACAAGAACATCGGCCAGTACACCCACTCCGGTTCCAAGCCCTGCAAGCAGGCCGCCACCGGTGAATTCCCCATCGGCATCGCCTTTGAATACCGCGCCGTCAAGACCAAGAAGGAAGGCGCCCCCATCGACGTGATCCTGCCGTCGGAGGGCCTGGGCTGGGATATCGAAGCCACCGCCATCGTCAAGGGAACCAAGAATCTGGAAGCGGCCAAGAAGCTGGCCGATTTCTCCGCCAGCAAGGAAGCCATGGCCCTGTATGAAAAGAACTTCGCCGTGGTCGCCATTCCGGGCGTGGCCAAGCCGGATGAACTGCTGCCGGCCGACTATGAGAAGCGCCTGATCAAGAACGACTTCACCTGGGCCAGCACCCAGCGCGACCGCATCCTGACCGAGTGGAGCAAGCGTTACGAAAGCAAGTCCGAGAAGAAGCAGTAA